In the Drosophila busckii strain San Diego stock center, stock number 13000-0081.31 unplaced genomic scaffold, ASM1175060v1 hic_scaffold_27, whole genome shotgun sequence genome, tttttcattttcattgttgtagattgttgtttttcaaatttatatacatttgcatatactTTTATATGGAACTCATCTATTGGTTGCGGTCTCTATTTTACACaacgcatttgtttttgctactCTATCTTTAACTGTAAATCTACACTTTATATcgtaaaaaacaataactgtACTCATAAAACAGCACGCAATGTTTgatggcaaacaaatgaacaacaaaatttttgctAAATGTATCTATTATCTGCCGCCTGTCTTGGGTCGCTTTAGGTGTGTtctatacatataaaatatctataaaaaaaattcaatatagtAGCCACCAATGTCTGTAACTGCGCTGGGCGACACGCGAGTAGCTGACAACtaaaatatagaaatgttttgaaattgtGCAGATTGTAACTAGCCCAAAGCTCTATCAAAGTATACTTAACATACTATTATCTAtctattattgttataattgttTCCCGCAACCTGTAAGTGTCTGCTCAGTCAGTCGAAAGCGTGTCACATTAATTTTGCTGAGCGAAAAGTTCCCTGCGTTCTTTACACCCAAACACAGTAGAAACTGTGCTCTATTAATATAAACTGCATGTCCAACTATTCTATTCTAAAGACGCAGGCGATGTGCTGTAACTCTTAACCCCTTGATAATACGCGTATCCAATTCGGTACAGCACATCACAGTTGGTGAAAAACAACTGTTGGACTTTTTGGTCCTTGTCTTGCACTCTATTAACTAACTCTAACTatctatttacatatacacatagacatacacacaaacatataaaaaaatattagcttTCATCAGCTGCACAACCCAGGAGGCGTTcatagccacgcccacatcaTAGTCAAGCAACATCAGGCGCTAAATCAATCTAAACCAAGTTTGTTttctaaatttgttttatattaattgaaaacctaaaataaaattagttgttttgtgttttaaacattaaaattgatGGGCATGCGCAACAATCagttacaatatttaaaagttatacaaatattattttctgttACCAAAGATGATTATTGCTGCGCCCATTTGAACTGAGAAGCTTTCCTTTAGCAAAAaccacaataataataaatggcaAGCTCttgacaatttttgttgcatttattaactaaaactaaaacttaatcTAAACTATATATTAAGTGTTTTCAGCTTTTAGTTTTCAATCAGTTTTGCGATTATACAATTAGCTAATGCAACGGAAATTCtagtgcaaatgcaaatgatcaaacaaaaaaaaatatataagagtttaacaattattataaaaatatagtaagTGCATAATGATAACAGTTTTTAATGTTGAAAATGTGAAGAGCAAAATAAACTACATGTAGCGTTTGTACCAGAAAATGTTTCTacaaaacaaactcaaaataCACATGACAGATTTTTAAGATTAACTACAACATGCAATCAACTTATAAGCAATTGTTTAcattcttttatataaatataaaaaaaaccaacaacaaaaacagcataaatattaatattgcctacttgtaaaatttatagtttaatgttttgattgttctcttctttttaaattaacttattgaattttaataaatcaaatatatatttgaatatgaaAAGTGTGTTTGATATACAGATTagtcaaatatataatacGTTTGCTAAAACaagctattaatatttaaatttacgaAGGCTTATTCTGATAGTAACGGCTCTTAAGTGATCGGTCTTTGATTTCGATTAAAGAGCACTCACAGTTTTACCGATCAGCTGGTTTTCTTATGTTTACGTTTCGTCGTGATTGCCCATGAGTGGTGAGTTTTGCTTTATAATGTggtgcatttgtttaattaaagatCATAAACTTGAAAACCGAATGAATGTTGATATATACAACGATAGTGATAAGCAGTAGCATTTGATGATCGGCAGCGCAATGGAAAACACGGAGCGGCATGTTGTCTTTGACTGTGACGTTGGAAACGATGATGCTTGGGCTCTGCAGCTGCTCTTGCGAGCTGAGGAATACGTGCAATCTATAAAGGGGAAGATACCCGAAGCAGTAGCACCACAGCGCTTTAAGGTGGTGGCTATAACTTGTGTTCGGGGAAACTCTGATGTGGACAACACAACGCTAAATGCTTTGCGTGTACTGACCACATTGAAACGACTGGATATACCTCTCTTTAAAGGCTGTCGCGATGCTATAATTCCGCCCAACTGGAAACCATACTGGGATTTCCATGGCAAGGACGGATTAGGGGATGCTGGTGACTATCCGGAAGTAAATGAATCACTAATTCCGGAGGAACATGCTGTTAATGCTATGTATCGCTTGGCCTGTCAGCATGGCAAATTGGACTTTATACTGCTTGGCCCGCTGACAAACTTTGCCATGTGCATTAACCTCTACGGAGATGCATTTTTGGACAAAGTTGGAGATGTCTATATGATGGGTGGCAATATTTATGGAAAAGGTAACGTCACCAAGAGTGCTGAATACAATTTTATGATGGATCCCGAGGCGGCATATATTGTATTTGAGAAACTAAGAAAGCCAGCACTCCTGCTACCATGGGAGCCATGTATTGATGCCGACTTGGATCTTGCCATAGACTGGCGCTTCAACGTTTTGGGCGCCGTCGAAACGGATTTTATTAAGTTCATGAACCATTGCGAACGCAAGATTTTCAAAGACTTTCAAAAGTGGCTAACCTGTGATGCCCTCTTGGTTGCCGCTTTTCTATTTCCATCTGTTGTTATTGCAGAGCAGCGAGAATATCACGCAACCGTCGAAACATACGGATTAAATACTCGAGGTCAAGTGGTACTGGATCATATGAAGGGCGAGGTCGTGGACGCCTTGCAcggcaaagcagcaaacgtACGTATTATTTATAGCCTTAACCCAAAGCACTGGCGCACTATTTACGGCTGGGCTGGTGGGTTACCAGGCGTAAGCATTGAAGAAATATTCCAGCACTCTGATAAGGCATAGAGAGTACCATATACAATGTCATGATAACGTGatctgcaaaaacaaaatacaacatttttggTGTATGCAATTATCTAGTGCCCTTATGGCAATTGAA is a window encoding:
- the LOC108601644 gene encoding pyrimidine-specific ribonucleoside hydrolase RihA-like, which translates into the protein MIGSAMENTERHVVFDCDVGNDDAWALQLLLRAEEYVQSIKGKIPEAVAPQRFKVVAITCVRGNSDVDNTTLNALRVLTTLKRLDIPLFKGCRDAIIPPNWKPYWDFHGKDGLGDAGDYPEVNESLIPEEHAVNAMYRLACQHGKLDFILLGPLTNFAMCINLYGDAFLDKVGDVYMMGGNIYGKGNVTKSAEYNFMMDPEAAYIVFEKLRKPALLLPWEPCIDADLDLAIDWRFNVLGAVETDFIKFMNHCERKIFKDFQKWLTCDALLVAAFLFPSVVIAEQREYHATVETYGLNTRGQVVLDHMKGEVVDALHGKAANVRIIYSLNPKHWRTIYGWAGGLPGVSIEEIFQHSDKA